AAGAAAGAATGAGCTGAAAAAATGGAAAATGACCCCATTAGACGAAAAAGCTCAAGACCTATGGGATGAATACACCAAATATAAGCAGGTGATGTTTGAAAAAACTAATACCGAGCACGCTCCATGGACCATTCTTCATGCCAACAAGAAAACGTTAACAAGATTAGCAGCTATAAAGCATATTTTAGAAGTAATTCCTTACGAGGAGTAATAAGAATTTTGGATGCTAAATGGTAGAAATTATTTACATATTCAAAAATAGCAACATGCTATCATTGACATATTAACTCATTGAATTCTTGAGAAAAGAATTAAGGAATATCCATAAACTTGTGCGTCTGTAAGCTAATTTTCCATTTTGGATTCGCTTTGACGTAGTCTATAATTAATGGCAGCATTTGCTCTTGCTTATCCCATTCTGGCTGAAGCAATAATTGACAATCGTCGTTTACTAATTCGGCATATTTCTCGGCAAAAGCAAAGTCCGATTTATTGAAGATAATAGCTTTTAACTCATTTGCTACAGGAAAAATACTTTCGTGTGGCTCTTTAAATTTCTTTGGAGAGAAACAAACCCAATCCCAAGCTCCACTCATTTCGTAAGCTCCAGAAGTTTCAATATTGGTTTCAAAACCTTCAGCACGTAAAGCTTCTGTCAACGGAAGCATATCATACATTAAGGGTTCGCCACCTGTAATAACAACCAATCTACCTGGATGCTCTTTGGCTTCTATCACCAAAGTTTCTATAGAAGTCAAGGGATGCTTTTCGGCATCCCAGCTCTCTTTTACATCACACCAAACGCAGCCCACATCACAGCCACCTAAGCGAATAAAGTAAGCGGCTTTGCCATTATGCACACCTTCTCCCTGAATGGTGTAAAAAGACTCCATGATGGGTAAAGAAATAGCTGTAGTACTAGAATCCATATTGGTTTCGATGATGAAATTTCCACAAAATTAAGCTTTCTGAAATAGAATCTCGTCTATGAATAAAAGTCAATTCATAAAATAGTAAATTTGTAAATCTGCAATCATAATAAAAGAATGAGCATTAAAAAGACTGATTACTGCAATTCCTTAACATCTTACTCGCGTAGAGCGACCAATCAGGTTAAAATAGGCAAGCTTATGCTTGGCTCTGATTACCCTATCAGGGTACAATCTATGACCACCATAGACACCATGGATACGGAAGGTTCGGTGGAGCAAAGCATCAGAATGATAGAAACGGGCTGTGAAATAGTACGAATTACAGCTC
This sequence is a window from Arcticibacterium luteifluviistationis. Protein-coding genes within it:
- a CDS encoding 7-carboxy-7-deazaguanine synthase QueE, which encodes MDSSTTAISLPIMESFYTIQGEGVHNGKAAYFIRLGGCDVGCVWCDVKESWDAEKHPLTSIETLVIEAKEHPGRLVVITGGEPLMYDMLPLTEALRAEGFETNIETSGAYEMSGAWDWVCFSPKKFKEPHESIFPVANELKAIIFNKSDFAFAEKYAELVNDDCQLLLQPEWDKQEQMLPLIIDYVKANPKWKISLQTHKFMDIP